CTCCTCATCCAGAATTTCCAAACTTGATGACCGGCAAGTGAAGTAGAACACCGTACTCATCATCGAATCAACCAGCATCACGAAAGAGTACATGAGGATAAGCAATGGCCCCTCCCAGAGGCGCGACGAGCCATCCCCATAGCTCAACGTCTTCACCCTGTGCTCAAACAGCCCCTCCACAAAGGCCAGACCAATGGTGGATACAAGAAAGATGAGAAGCCCGACATGGGTTTGCCCGCGCATCAGCTGCACTGATCGGCGCAGTGCATTGACCCCAGCCACGTCCTCAAGAACGGAGATGACTCCACCGAGGTTGCACACTATGATGGTATGCGCGTACACCACGGAGAAAGCAAGCACTGTGACGAGGCCGGAGCAGACGACAATGTCCGGCGGGTAGAGCATGGACTTGAGGGTGGAGCAGACGGTGACGAGGAgggcgaggaaggcggcgaggcaggcgacgacggcggcgcacGAGAGACCGTACgtggcggcgaggcgcggcCACGCGCGGCGCGCGAGGGCGGtcaggtcggcggcggcgagtggCTTGCCCGCGTACACAGCCGCGACGGTGTACGCGAcggccgcgcgcgcggcgaggaggagcgtgACGAGCGCCGGGAACGACACGACGGCCGCGATGAGCGTTGCGGCGAGGTGGTGCGCGAGCTGCTTGACGAAATGCGTGAGCGGGAGCCccgagtcggcggcggcggcgaggagcctCCTGGCGAGCGGCAGCACGGCGGCGCCTtccagcgcggcggcggagaggaggaggaaagcCGAGGCCGGGCAgagcaggaggaagagcaCGTACGTGAAGGCGTGCGGGTCCGCGCGCAGCACGCGCACCGTCTCCCGCAGGATCTCCAGCGCGTTCATCGGCGGCAGCCGCACCGCACCTCCACCACCATTCCTCGGCAGCGCCATTAAACGCCCCCTCCTAAACTTCCCGAATTCGCGGCGTCGCCCGCGGAACGCGCCGCCGGGCAATCAGATCCGAGGCGAGAACAGATTTCTTCGGTCCGAACAGCACCAGTTCGCGCGCCACCAATGCCGCGACGCGGAACGGGGGATAAGTAGCGGCCGCTGGGGTGAGATCTTGGGGGCCGGGAATGGcgtggaggaggtggaggagggagggagaagcTTCTCTGGAGCAGAGATCGAGGGGCGGCTTTTGTTGAAggcagacgacgacgaggcgaGAGCATCTGGGGAGGGTGAGAGGGACTACCGACAGTTTACTTTGGGGCTATGGCATGTGGGGCCGGGGAAGTCTGGGTTCTAGTTAAGCTTTTTTTGACTGCCAGATTCGGTGAAGCTTCCTCGCACGTCCGTCTCGTATATTGGTTTCCTTGGATCTTGGTTTCTGTGTGAAAAAAATTGCTACCGTCCATAGCTAAGTTCTGTTTTGTGATTTGCTGCatagtactacctccgttcctaaataattgtcgctgttttagttcaaatttgcactaaaataacgacaagtatttagaaacgaaaAGAGCAGTTCATAATCAttccgtttcataatataaggcacgcacgcattttaagattttgatttgaccatcaattagaccaACAAATTGTGAATTACTCCatgtattataaaaattataccttctttcagatatgaatctagtggtataatttttataacacatTATGTTAGTCTAATTGATGATCAAAGTTGGATCTCGAAATACATGGGCATCCTATATTATACTTTTTTGAGTTTTAAAACTTTAAAATGTGATTTTTGCCAAATTACCAAAAGTGAGTTCCTATCTACTTGGGTCCATTCTAGCATTTTCTATAGACAGGCACCAAAGAATGTTTTATGacacaacaaaataaatccaTGGCCTACATAATTTTTTCCAAAGATTTTTCCCCATGAATGAACTATTCAAACTTCAAAGACACAAATGGTAGGACTCCATAACACGTGCCATCTTAATTCATGTGCTTTACTTCTTTCTGCATATTAAAATTCCTAAGCAAAGAGGCCCCAAGTATGATTCTCTCTTGACGGTCTTTGAATGGTTAAATCAGAGCCTATTGATACAAAATAGGCGCAGCTCAAATCAATCATCGAGTGAATCCAACATAGAATAACAAGTCGTATCTCTGGAGCTGCAACGGTAGAAAGAAACAAGGCAAAAATAACCCAAAGGAACTCAGTGACCTTACTGAGACCATCATGTGAACAAAAGCAAAGTGACAAGATTAAGCCGCACAACAAAGACAATACTTTGATTCCACGGTTCTTTGGGTCATCCAGGCAGGAAGGCACCAACAGGATAAGACAGTAAGACTGCTTCATAGAGAAGCAAACTCTATATACTTGAGATGATGAAGCGCCAATATCCTTTCCTTGCTCTAGCCTCTTTTAATGGCGCAATCTGCAAGTCCCCATTATAGTACAGTACATGAGTACCACACCATTACTTGAATGTAGCTCAGCATGTGTCCCCTCAAGTGCAGAAGTAACTCACACGGGTCATCTCAAACATTTACAGAAGTAGTACAGCAGTATCAGTTCATAGCAATCCAGATGATACAAAGAGACCTACTATTTAATATACTCCGGGGAACTCAAGTAAGATGGAAAAAGAGGCAGTACGGTAGATATTTGTAAGCAAGCGGTGTAAAGAAAGCAAAATCAAGATCGCTGTTAGTCCACATTGTAGGTAAGAGCAACATAGATAAGTTCGTGAGTACTCCAGTATGCATACATGAACACACCACCATGGCACAACGTAAATTGCCTAAATATTTTCAGTGTAGTGCAGGCAAGTGCCCTTTGATCATGTCTGTTCCGTGTGTCAAGCCAATATTGTTTGGAGGAGAGGGTGTTGCAAGCAAGATTTTCTCCTTCCAACAAACCCCTTCTGTGTACAATTGAAAACATTAACAATAGGAAAGCAAGGTGCTGTGCCCCACACCTTTTCTGCATCACTTACGAACAAAGGCTAATAATCTGGGATGGATGCAAACATGTACCCTGGTGCTCCTCTCCATGAATAATAAGCAACTCGAGTTTCATAATATCCTGAAAATCAATATGATGAAAACCGCATAACCATTCATATAAAATGGAACATCATCCCAAAAGAGTTTTGTGACAGCTACCTGAacatagaattttttttatgcccGCAAAGCAAAGGAAGTGCTATTCCACAAAATCAATCACTTGCAGAGAAGCTAAATGCAAAATAACTGGAGTGATTTATGTTGACATACCAGGAAGAAAAGCAAGGATGCCCAGGAATAAGAGACCATATGCCTGGGTACTATCACCCTCCATGTGACTTGTGAATATAAACcatgagagggagagaagtGAAATTCCTAGCAAGAGAAGAAAGATTGCTAGTGCAATTGACTTCCACGGAATTGCCCTGTGGGATTTTGGAGTGTAAGCAAACCGAAGGTCAACATCATTGTTTTCGCCATCCCTATCCTCTGTAGGAAGAGACGAGTACTGAACATTGCGTCTCGTAGGCATACTGTAGAACTGGAATCAGAAATGTTTGAGTAAAAAGTAGTAGTGGCAATATGAAGAAAAGTACGCTGTGGGAAAGTCTAACTAATATGCAATGTGCTACAGTAAGAAAAATTGTGCTCCACCCAGTGGCGGTGCCAGGTCAAATTCATTATTATGTAAAAACTTTGCTCAATTTCTCCCCTTTTTCCATATGAATCGACACTTGTACTTTTATGATTTGCTCAACTGACCTCACAGGTCAAACATGGTTTCGCCAACCCCTGGAACTAGTATAGGCTAGATCACACAATGATAACTGATGCGGTTGATTTTCTCATATATGATCGATTGCATGATTTGGAAGAATTATTTAGTTATCGACAATTGATCAATCCCATCTATGAGGAAAGAAAACATTTCAAGCTTTAAGATACCTCAACATTTTGGAATGGAATGTTTCATCAATCAAAACTAAGACCCTGAGGTACAACCAAAAGGTGGATCTGTCAATGAAGTACTCAAATAATGTATGCGCTCATTTTCAATGATTAGTTTAAATTTATTGGTCCATCTAGGACAGTATGTACGACAGAGTTATTCTACACATTAGTAGCTTGAGATGCAGTGACCAATGGATGAGAAAACCATATGAACACATAAAATGCACAGGAATTCAAGAATGAAGTGTCAGAAGATAATTATCTTCAACACTTTATCCTTGGCTGGCAAGTGGCTTACACGGAAGGACCTCAATGGTCCTTCACGTCTGTAGCAGATAGGGCGTGGTTAATCGATTCTACATTTCAATGTAGGTCTGACATCCATGTATCCCTGTACTAGTGTAGTGGATCCTGCCACGGGCGGATGACGCCCAACCTTGATTTTTGcatcagttacgaattgggggaggtttaggagatgaaacgggggggggggataaagggcggaatccatTCGTgaggtgatgggaggagaaacggccggcagcgagagaatcgaaggagGGATCAAcctggtggcggcgctcgcgcgaggagtaagacgagcgacggagcgagggggctacggcgctcggcagcgggatggggagggaggggtggcggtgctcgcgcgaggaggaagacgagcgacggagcgaggggactggggcgctcggcagcggcgggacgaggagggaggggtcgcggcgctcgcgcgaggaggaagacgaggggGACGGAGCGACGGGGTTGGGCCgttggggcgctcggcagcgagatgggccaggGCCCAGAGGAGATCCGCTGGGTAGCCCACCACTTCTCAAATTCCGTAAACTCCGCTCCGAAGCCCAACGCTGGAGCTGGGACCTGGGAAACGTGTTCGGCCCAGCGCTCTGCTCCCGACTTATTAATTTCgaatgtttctaaaaaaaacttgatttCGAATAAGTCGGGAGAAACATTCGAAATCAGGTCTTGCAACCGCAGGATTAGCACTAGCATATCATTGAGATAACTCATATTAGATTCGTATAAAATGTTTTTTGCTGTCTTCTCCTAA
This is a stretch of genomic DNA from Brachypodium distachyon strain Bd21 chromosome 1, Brachypodium_distachyon_v3.0, whole genome shotgun sequence. It encodes these proteins:
- the LOC100824049 gene encoding uncharacterized protein LOC100824049 — protein: MALPRNGGGGAVRLPPMNALEILRETVRVLRADPHAFTYVLFLLLCPASAFLLLSAAALEGAAVLPLARRLLAAAADSGLPLTHFVKQLAHHLAATLIAAVVSFPALVTLLLAARAAVAYTVAAVYAGKPLAAADLTALARRAWPRLAATYGLSCAAVVACLAAFLALLVTVCSTLKSMLYPPDIVVCSGLVTVLAFSVVYAHTIIVCNLGGVISVLEDVAGVNALRRSVQLMRGQTHVGLLIFLVSTIGLAFVEGLFEHRVKTLSYGDGSSRLWEGPLLILMYSFVMLVDSMMSTVFYFTCRSSSLEILDEEGGSVEELEMIMGGKSDVVR
- the LOC100824361 gene encoding transmembrane protein 230; amino-acid sequence: MPTRRNVQYSSLPTEDRDGENNDVDLRFAYTPKSHRAIPWKSIALAIFLLLLGISLLSLSWFIFTSHMEGDSTQAYGLLFLGILAFLPGYYETRVAYYSWRGAPGYMFASIPDY